A DNA window from Agarivorans sp. TSD2052 contains the following coding sequences:
- a CDS encoding metallophosphoesterase family protein, which yields MGKFAVLSDIHSNVFALKAVVDDAKAKGVTTFINLGDILYGPIAPRETYDYLLSLNAVTISGNQDRQIYEANKAEIDLNPTMQFILTDLGKSPLEWMKQLPFDSQVSPDIYACHGTPNDDLVYLLENVVTGKPVVRADCEVIKLLDGVSSPIVLCGHTHIPRCVELSTGQIVINPGSVGLQAYTDDEPTIHSMQNYSSKASYATLQKKSDGKWDIVFHKVTYDVHEATCAAKKQGRADWVHFLSTGRCL from the coding sequence GTGGGGAAATTTGCAGTATTGTCTGATATCCATAGCAATGTGTTTGCACTTAAAGCTGTTGTGGATGACGCAAAAGCAAAAGGGGTGACCACTTTTATTAATCTCGGAGATATTCTATATGGCCCAATAGCTCCAAGAGAGACCTACGATTACTTGTTGTCTTTAAATGCTGTAACAATTTCAGGTAATCAAGATCGGCAGATTTATGAGGCGAACAAAGCTGAAATAGACTTAAACCCAACAATGCAATTTATCTTAACTGATTTGGGTAAGTCACCATTAGAATGGATGAAACAGTTACCATTTGATTCGCAAGTAAGCCCTGATATTTATGCGTGTCATGGAACACCTAATGATGATCTTGTGTATTTATTAGAAAATGTAGTGACTGGTAAGCCAGTGGTTCGTGCTGATTGTGAAGTAATAAAATTATTAGATGGTGTATCTTCGCCAATCGTTCTTTGTGGTCATACTCATATCCCAAGGTGTGTCGAATTATCGACCGGACAGATAGTCATTAATCCTGGAAGCGTAGGGCTGCAAGCATACACTGATGATGAGCCGACTATTCACTCTATGCAAAATTATTCATCAAAAGCTTCTTATGCAACATTGCAGAAAAAGTCAGATGGAAAATGGGACATTGTGTTTCATAAAGTGACTTATGATGTTCACGAAGCGACATGTGCAGCTAAAAAGCAAGGCAGAGCAGATTGGGTACACTTTTTGTCCACTGGTCGGTGTTTATAA
- a CDS encoding DUF1801 domain-containing protein produces MEQAVLLKINQYPDEVSAKLVYLRALILNTAAELDLGEVNETLKWGEPSFAVKSGSPMRIDWKPKTPHHYYLFFNCQTRLLDTFRELYRDQLTFQGNRAIVLTLAEALPEAAIKHCITLAFTYQKVKHLPLLGE; encoded by the coding sequence ATGGAGCAAGCAGTATTACTCAAGATTAATCAATATCCCGATGAAGTGAGCGCCAAACTTGTTTATCTTAGGGCGTTGATTTTGAATACCGCTGCTGAGCTAGATTTAGGTGAAGTAAACGAAACGCTCAAATGGGGCGAGCCTAGTTTTGCTGTTAAATCTGGCAGCCCAATGCGTATTGACTGGAAGCCGAAAACCCCACACCATTACTATTTGTTCTTTAACTGCCAAACTCGGTTGCTTGATACCTTTCGAGAGTTGTATCGCGACCAGCTAACGTTTCAGGGCAATAGAGCGATAGTGCTAACGCTGGCTGAAGCACTACCCGAAGCCGCCATCAAGCACTGCATAACACTAGCGTTCACTTATCAAAAAGTTAAACACTTGCCACTGTTAGGCGAGTAA
- a CDS encoding substrate-binding periplasmic protein, whose product MKGIPDITVSAVCIALSLMSFSSASQDNQSIVIATTPAAGSAAGPFFNHQQQLAKRPGYRAQLLLQAGERCHADINFLIVPWKRALALVEHGGADAAFSSSYKAERAVYGAYPMKNGKPDTYRAIRGYSYLLFTHKNSDLSWDGKKISGAERKIAVERGSAGVDIVKSHNLDPVELTDESQMLDMLAAKRVDGMVAIDGNVEAVIALDPLLARQIKAQQPPLQSKHGYLMFSKAYYLAHTTLSECVWNAVGDIRASADYKALVKSYNNGQ is encoded by the coding sequence ATGAAAGGTATACCAGATATCACTGTTAGCGCAGTGTGTATTGCTTTGTCCCTTATGTCATTTTCTAGCGCCTCACAAGACAATCAATCGATCGTTATTGCCACCACTCCCGCAGCGGGGAGCGCAGCCGGCCCCTTTTTCAATCACCAACAGCAGTTAGCAAAGCGGCCCGGTTATCGAGCCCAGTTATTATTGCAAGCGGGTGAGCGGTGCCATGCCGATATAAATTTTTTGATAGTGCCTTGGAAAAGAGCGCTGGCATTGGTTGAACATGGCGGTGCAGATGCGGCCTTTTCTTCTAGCTATAAAGCAGAGCGAGCAGTCTATGGGGCTTACCCTATGAAAAACGGTAAGCCAGATACCTATCGGGCAATTAGAGGCTATTCTTACCTACTATTCACCCATAAAAACAGCGACTTAAGCTGGGACGGTAAAAAAATAAGTGGAGCGGAAAGGAAAATCGCAGTAGAACGAGGTTCGGCTGGCGTAGACATTGTCAAAAGTCATAATTTGGACCCCGTTGAGTTAACCGACGAATCACAAATGCTAGACATGCTAGCAGCCAAGCGCGTGGACGGTATGGTCGCGATAGATGGGAACGTTGAAGCCGTAATTGCCCTAGATCCGCTACTAGCTCGTCAAATAAAGGCTCAACAGCCGCCGCTCCAATCAAAACACGGCTATTTGATGTTTTCTAAAGCGTATTATTTAGCGCATACCACACTCAGCGAATGTGTTTGGAATGCGGTGGGAGATATACGGGCCTCTGCGGACTATAAGGCGCTAGTTAAATCTTACAATAACGGGCAATAA
- a CDS encoding aspartate/glutamate racemase family protein has product MKKVRFGVIGNMGPEADALFQDIVAKKEIEHGALKDQDHMGMIVVKNPDIPDRSEAINEGGKDPVPELLESARILERNNVQFAVMTCNTAHYFRNEVQKHTNVYLVDMLKTTVDLIKQNNAESIVGILCTNGTYNSCIYDRYLKDANLAFIKPAECEQEHYVHSAIYGETTGKKTISGQDLRQINGIKSGEFEHNAALLSKAIQALVDQGVSTVILGCTELPLVRDILQKNFANVTFIDPMEAVADRVVDIYKAVEQRLNTTNNFLQVNNIENIHSVEDTVNYILSQIANDSRVLPMMNDQKIA; this is encoded by the coding sequence ATGAAAAAAGTACGATTTGGCGTTATCGGAAATATGGGCCCTGAAGCAGATGCTCTATTTCAGGATATTGTTGCAAAAAAAGAAATAGAACATGGAGCTCTTAAAGATCAAGACCATATGGGAATGATCGTCGTGAAGAATCCCGATATTCCAGATCGCTCTGAAGCGATCAACGAGGGCGGAAAAGACCCAGTTCCTGAATTGCTAGAATCGGCACGAATTTTGGAGCGCAACAACGTTCAATTCGCAGTAATGACATGTAATACCGCGCACTACTTCAGAAATGAAGTCCAAAAACACACCAATGTATATCTAGTAGACATGCTCAAGACCACTGTCGACCTGATTAAACAAAATAATGCAGAATCAATAGTCGGTATCTTATGCACCAACGGTACTTATAACTCATGTATTTACGACCGATATTTGAAAGACGCTAACTTAGCATTCATCAAGCCGGCTGAATGTGAACAAGAGCATTATGTTCACAGTGCCATATACGGAGAGACTACTGGCAAGAAAACCATTTCTGGTCAAGATCTTAGACAAATTAATGGGATCAAATCAGGGGAATTCGAGCACAATGCGGCCCTGCTTTCTAAAGCAATTCAAGCCTTAGTCGATCAGGGGGTTAGCACCGTTATTTTGGGCTGCACCGAGTTACCATTAGTACGAGATATTCTACAAAAGAATTTCGCTAACGTGACTTTTATCGATCCAATGGAAGCTGTAGCTGACAGAGTCGTAGACATTTACAAAGCGGTTGAGCAGCGCCTCAATACGACCAATAATTTTCTTCAAGTTAACAATATTGAGAACATCCATAGCGTTGAAGACACTGTAAATTATATCTTAAGTCAAATAGCCAATGACTCAAGAGTTCTTCCAATGATGAATGATCAAAAAATTGCGTAA
- a CDS encoding YcxB family protein codes for MQAYNTQFTLSRAYLAECFDQSLPYGKNAKPNYLFPAVLFVGGVGLVFFTEQPKVLGNLLIAMSVLELVHIRFRRAWWLTRQMWGRSADSEVKLSIDAEGVKTQNPYTQTTLLWADVERVIDTELGLILVAKSGAQQYLSKSLFSPELISEILAYNKN; via the coding sequence ATGCAGGCTTATAATACTCAATTTACCTTATCTCGCGCATACCTTGCTGAGTGCTTTGATCAGTCTTTACCCTATGGCAAAAATGCCAAACCCAATTACCTATTTCCGGCGGTATTGTTTGTGGGTGGCGTGGGCTTAGTGTTCTTTACTGAGCAGCCCAAGGTGCTGGGCAACTTGCTAATTGCCATGTCAGTGCTAGAGCTAGTGCATATTCGATTTCGACGCGCTTGGTGGTTAACACGGCAAATGTGGGGAAGAAGTGCTGACAGTGAAGTGAAACTAAGCATCGATGCTGAAGGGGTGAAAACTCAGAACCCTTATACACAAACCACCTTATTATGGGCTGATGTTGAACGGGTAATAGACACTGAGTTAGGGCTAATTTTGGTGGCTAAATCAGGGGCACAGCAGTATCTGTCTAAATCGCTATTCTCTCCTGAGTTAATTAGCGAGATATTGGCTTACAATAAAAATTAA
- a CDS encoding glycosyltransferase family 10 domain-containing protein: MAKELLITSIRIAFTDFPGPFNPDRILALLKQNYTVTVDQENPDYVIYSVFGYDYMQYDKAVRIFFTGENVIPDFNLCDYAFGYSWIEFGDRYYRCPNYQLYDQYKDLLNRKSSVQADNILEYEKPKFCNFIYTNGDGHPIRDEFFHHLSAIKSVDSVGKHLRNVQDTIGAPYHGDWTKPKIDFQKRYRFTIAFENSTSPGYTTEKLIHALSADTIPIYWGNPLVGREFNTKRFINCHDFNSLEEVANQVMQLENNPALLESMLREPFFPDNKPTIGLNDEDILAQFNLIFEQEHSLAFRRNFHYFGEIYEKQRAQEVNTFKFVNSENLRGKIVRGIRTLSSQF; encoded by the coding sequence TTGGCAAAGGAGCTGCTCATTACATCTATTAGAATAGCATTTACTGATTTCCCCGGCCCTTTCAATCCGGATAGGATTTTAGCCTTACTTAAACAAAACTATACTGTCACAGTCGACCAGGAAAACCCTGATTATGTAATATATTCAGTTTTTGGTTATGATTATATGCAATATGATAAAGCTGTACGGATTTTCTTCACAGGTGAAAATGTAATTCCTGATTTTAACCTTTGTGATTATGCTTTTGGTTATAGTTGGATTGAATTTGGGGATCGTTATTACAGATGTCCTAACTACCAACTTTATGACCAATATAAAGACTTGCTTAATCGAAAGAGTTCTGTTCAAGCAGATAATATTCTTGAATATGAAAAACCTAAGTTTTGTAATTTTATTTATACTAATGGTGATGGCCATCCAATACGTGACGAATTCTTTCATCATTTAAGCGCTATTAAAAGCGTCGATTCTGTAGGTAAACATTTACGTAATGTTCAAGATACTATTGGAGCGCCTTATCATGGTGATTGGACAAAGCCTAAAATTGATTTTCAGAAACGTTACAGGTTTACAATAGCTTTTGAGAATTCTACGTCTCCAGGTTACACCACTGAAAAGCTTATTCATGCGTTATCTGCTGACACTATACCTATCTATTGGGGTAACCCGCTAGTAGGTAGAGAATTTAATACAAAACGCTTTATTAATTGCCACGATTTCAACTCACTCGAAGAAGTCGCAAATCAGGTTATGCAACTTGAAAATAATCCGGCGCTTTTAGAAAGTATGTTAAGAGAACCTTTTTTCCCGGATAATAAACCAACTATAGGATTAAATGACGAAGATATTCTTGCTCAATTTAATCTGATATTTGAACAAGAACACTCTCTAGCCTTTCGTCGTAATTTTCACTATTTTGGTGAAATTTATGAAAAACAAAGAGCTCAAGAGGTCAATACATTTAAATTTGTCAATAGTGAGAATCTCCGCGGAAAAATAGTCAGAGGTATTAGAACTTTATCTAGTCAATTTTAA
- a CDS encoding thioredoxin family protein has product MNACQVGFNPEYHEEAPSEEQLAELTAYAVLEFGAPWCGHCKAAAAAVEQVLSNSDLPHIKVFDGKGKRLGRSFKVKLWPTLILLKGGHEIARIVRPTKVNQVQALLANITA; this is encoded by the coding sequence ATGAATGCATGCCAAGTGGGTTTTAACCCAGAGTATCACGAAGAAGCCCCAAGCGAAGAGCAACTAGCAGAACTTACCGCTTATGCGGTGTTAGAATTTGGTGCGCCTTGGTGCGGCCATTGCAAAGCTGCTGCGGCTGCTGTTGAACAGGTATTATCCAACTCAGATTTACCGCATATTAAGGTGTTTGACGGTAAGGGTAAGCGTTTAGGACGTTCGTTTAAGGTGAAACTTTGGCCTACCTTAATTTTGCTAAAAGGTGGCCATGAGATCGCCCGTATAGTAAGGCCAACTAAGGTGAATCAAGTACAGGCGCTGTTGGCGAACATAACAGCATAA